Part of the Pyrobaculum calidifontis JCM 11548 genome, TGTTTTTAATATTTACGTCGATGGCTTGGAACATAATCTTCGGCGTCTACCAAGCGCTTAAGACTCTGCCGCGGGAGTATCTGGAGATGGCTAGGCTATACCTCAACGAGAGGCTGGAGATCGCCCACGTCGTCATACCATTCACTCTGAGGAGCCTCTACTACAACGCGGCGATTTCTTGGGCAAACGCCTTCTTCTTCATAACCGCCTCCGAGGTCATAACCCTGGGCACCGAGATCCACCTCTTCGGCATCGGCAGTTTGGTCGTCAAAGCCTTTGAAGACGGCGACTTGGCCACGGCGTATGTGGGAATAGCCGTGGCCTTGTTGGGCAACGTGGCCCTCTACGCGCTGGTATGGAGGAGAGTTTTGACGCGTCTGCCCCAGCTGCCTTTTGTAGACCTGTGGCGCGTTTGGATGAAGTACGGCGCCTACGTGGTCTACGCGGCCATTCTTCTACTGGCGTATCTATTCGCCGAGTATGTAGCAACGGCCCCCCTCTCGGCGGGCGGCTTCGCGGCGGCTGTGGCGGAGTCCACGTATTTATCCCTCTTCTCTTTGGCCAGAGTGCTTGCTGTGATCTTAATAAGTGCCGCGGTGGGCCTGGCGACGACGGCGCTGGTGGTGGAAAAGCCGAGCAGAGAAGTGGCCGTGTTTCCCGCCGTGGCGGTGCTTTCCTCAATCCCGCCCGTGTTTCTCTACCCCCTACTAGCCGCGTTTATAAAGGGGGAGATTCTCGTCTTGGTGCTCTTGCTCCCCGCCGCGGCGCTGTACACGGTCATAAACACGCTGGCCGCGTGGAGAGATGTGCCACGAGACTTGGCTAAGGCGTACCAAATATCCGGCTGGCTGTACCTCTGGCACATCCTCATCCCAGCCGCCCTCCCCTATATCGCCACAGGTCTCCTCACCACGTGGGGCGGGGCGTGGAACGGGCTCGTCGTGGCCGAACCCTTTGCCGATGTGTCCGGGCTAGGCTCCTACATGGCCCACGCCGCAGGTAGAGGCGACGTCAACGCGCTGTTTGCCTCCGTCGCCGTCATGACCGCAATCGTCGTGGCGACGAATAGGCTACTGTGGAGGAGGCTCTACCGCCTGGCGTCGCAATGGGCCTAATAGACGTCGTCGGGGTAAAAAAGGCGTATGGAAGAGTGGTGGTATTCAACGGGATAGACCTCTCCGTGGAGCAAGGCGAGGTGGTGGCGTTGCTGGGCCCCTCGGGCTGCGGGAAGTCCACCCTCTTGAGAATGATGGCGGGCTTGGAGAAGCCAGACGCCGGCGTGGTGAAGTTCAGGGGCGAGCCCGTGGTAAA contains:
- a CDS encoding ABC transporter permease subunit, translating into MESLVVSFLALLATYARMALGLVVSIAVAYALGYAMAKSRRAEAVLLPFLDVMQSVPILGFFPVALFVFVSFFPRIGAELAAVFLIFTSMAWNIIFGVYQALKTLPREYLEMARLYLNERLEIAHVVIPFTLRSLYYNAAISWANAFFFITASEVITLGTEIHLFGIGSLVVKAFEDGDLATAYVGIAVALLGNVALYALVWRRVLTRLPQLPFVDLWRVWMKYGAYVVYAAILLLAYLFAEYVATAPLSAGGFAAAVAESTYLSLFSLARVLAVILISAAVGLATTALVVEKPSREVAVFPAVAVLSSIPPVFLYPLLAAFIKGEILVLVLLLPAAALYTVINTLAAWRDVPRDLAKAYQISGWLYLWHILIPAALPYIATGLLTTWGGAWNGLVVAEPFADVSGLGSYMAHAAGRGDVNALFASVAVMTAIVVATNRLLWRRLYRLASQWA